A single region of the Liolophura sinensis isolate JHLJ2023 chromosome 9, CUHK_Ljap_v2, whole genome shotgun sequence genome encodes:
- the LOC135475744 gene encoding glycoprotein 3-alpha-L-fucosyltransferase A-like: protein MESPYHTGLNIRNFNGIFNWTATYRRDSDINVPYFRVQRKETNMTTIAYKQLVEEILSSKSGSLIAYMNSNCWAKHTKRLSYIRELNNYIPVDTYGGCGKQRCPRGSMDCTKKLARHKFYLSMENSHCRDYVTEKVAQPLLEWQAVPVVMGGADPGNYEDLLPPGSYIHTSGFGSPKELAEYLLLLDKYPTLYEKYHRWRQSWEKANNGYMCEYCQKLDEYFLSKKNVRYERYRFKDANQQAGETIAQFVTRLRSIAITCEFPDPDDAIADQVMDKCRSNADCCENLI, encoded by the exons ATGGAATCTCCCTATCACACAGGGTTAAATATACGGAATTTTAATGGGATCTTCAACTGGACGGCAACTTACCGGAGAGATTCCGACATAAACGTGCCTTATTTCCGGGTTCAGAGAAAAGAGACAAACATGACTACTATAGCTTATAAACAACTGGTAGAGGAGATCCTATCTTCCAAATCCGGTTCCCTGATagcttacatgaacagtaactgTTGGGCCAAGCACACCAAGAGACTCTCATACATTCGAGAACTGAACAACTATATTCCCGTAGACACCTACGGAGGGTGCGGCAAACAACGATGTCCACGTGGGTCAATGGATTGCACGAAAAAACTGGCCCGGCACAAGTTTTACCTGTCGATGGAGAACAGCCACTGCCGGGATTACGTGACCGAGAAAGTGGCACAGCCTTTGCTTGAATGGCAAGCTGTTCCCGTTGTTATGGGAGGAGCGGATCCCGGGAACTATGAGGATCTCCTTCCTCCCGGATCCTATATCCACACCTCAGGATTTGGATCTCCCAAAGAACTAGCGGAATATTTGTTACTTCTGGACAAGTACCCAACTCTGTATGAAAAATATCACAGATGGCGGCAAAGTTGGGAAAAGGCAAACAATGGGTATATGTGTGAATATTGTC AAAAGCTTGATGAATATTTCTTATCGAAGAAAAATGTGCGCTACGAACGGTACAGGTTCAAGGACGCAAATCAACAGGCAGGTGAAACGATAGCACAGTTCGTCACGCGACTCCGGTCCATTGCAATAACTTGTGAATTCCCGGACCCGGACGACGCCATCGCAGATCAAGTGATGGACAAGTGCAGATCCAACGCAGACTGTTGCGAGAATCTGATATGA